A region of Methanocorpusculum labreanum Z DNA encodes the following proteins:
- a CDS encoding ABC transporter permease yields the protein MKWYIKLILPALVLVVWEVAAILMNNAYILPRVETVLAVFATPFADLYGCGSLVENSWVSIYRVTLGFIIACVIAVPLGIILGRYPVLEQFSDSLIQILRPIPPMAWVPLSLAWFGLGLTPILFIIVIGCIFPILVNTIDGVKRVKRSWVETAKIYQANERQIITKVIIPAAGPAIWNGLRVGFGIAWMSVVAAEMMPGTVSGLGYLIMYTYNWGQVQMVIAGMIAIGIIGIAMDQFFQYVMRTKFAWEVLDK from the coding sequence ATGAAATGGTACATTAAGCTGATACTTCCGGCACTGGTTCTCGTAGTGTGGGAAGTTGCGGCAATTCTGATGAATAATGCATACATCCTTCCGCGGGTGGAAACCGTTCTCGCAGTCTTTGCAACCCCGTTTGCCGATCTTTACGGCTGCGGGAGTCTTGTGGAGAACAGCTGGGTCAGTATTTACCGGGTAACTCTTGGTTTCATCATTGCCTGTGTAATCGCCGTCCCTCTGGGGATCATTCTCGGCAGGTATCCTGTTCTTGAACAATTTTCAGACAGTCTGATCCAGATCCTGCGTCCCATTCCTCCGATGGCGTGGGTGCCTTTATCCCTTGCATGGTTTGGTCTTGGGCTTACGCCGATCCTGTTTATTATTGTGATCGGCTGTATCTTCCCGATTCTTGTCAATACTATTGACGGTGTGAAGAGGGTGAAGAGAAGTTGGGTCGAAACCGCTAAGATTTATCAGGCAAATGAACGCCAGATCATCACCAAGGTCATTATTCCGGCTGCGGGTCCTGCAATCTGGAACGGTCTTCGTGTCGGTTTCGGCATTGCATGGATGAGCGTTGTCGCAGCGGAAATGATGCCTGGGACCGTCTCGGGTCTTGGATATCTCATCATGTATACCTATAACTGGGGTCAGGTCCAGATGGTTATCGCAGGTATGATTGCCATAGGCATCATCGGCATTGCCATGGATCAGTTCTTCCAGTATGTAATGCGAACGAAGTTTGCCTGGGAGGTGCTTGACAAATGA
- a CDS encoding PhzF family phenazine biosynthesis protein, with amino-acid sequence MRYGDIPISKSRCIHLGCFQRQSCRLPFLDENQTLSEDAMLEIAKQHRGFVSEVIYCKSHDGIFLTYYSSEGEVSFCGHGTIACMYTLIKNTPGLFSCSEIPIHTNKKGQLTVYNRIADEDAVFISAPNPGYLPTGLKPEDTAAPLDLCDEDLSREFPLEVIDAGLRTLIVPVKSFQKLVSIYPDEPCLKKFCLQNDIDIILIFSLNPADPENIAHTRVFAPRFGYLEDPATGSGNSAFGYYMLKHGIWDGSSCSLEQGGDDREFNRIKLRFQDDVLLFGGKATTRIDGVYYY; translated from the coding sequence GTGCGTTATGGAGACATACCGATATCGAAAAGCAGATGCATTCACCTCGGATGCTTCCAACGGCAATCCTGCCGCCTGCCTTTTTTGGACGAAAACCAGACCCTTTCAGAAGACGCTATGCTGGAGATAGCAAAGCAGCACAGAGGTTTCGTCTCGGAAGTGATCTATTGTAAAAGTCACGACGGTATTTTTCTCACATACTACTCTTCCGAAGGCGAGGTAAGTTTCTGTGGGCACGGAACGATCGCCTGCATGTATACGCTGATCAAGAACACGCCTGGCCTTTTTTCATGCAGCGAGATCCCCATACATACGAACAAAAAAGGGCAGCTCACCGTCTATAACAGAATCGCGGATGAGGACGCCGTATTTATCTCCGCTCCAAACCCAGGTTATCTCCCCACCGGTTTAAAACCGGAGGATACTGCTGCGCCGCTTGATTTGTGCGATGAGGATCTCAGTCGGGAGTTCCCTCTCGAGGTCATCGATGCCGGACTAAGGACATTGATCGTGCCGGTAAAATCTTTCCAAAAACTCGTCTCCATCTATCCGGATGAACCGTGTCTCAAGAAGTTCTGCCTGCAAAACGATATCGACATCATCCTGATCTTTTCCTTGAATCCGGCCGATCCGGAAAATATTGCCCATACACGGGTTTTTGCTCCGAGGTTCGGGTACCTGGAAGATCCCGCGACCGGGTCTGGGAACAGCGCATTCGGCTACTACATGCTCAAACACGGCATATGGGACGGGTCGTCGTGTTCCCTCGAACAGGGGGGAGACGACCGGGAATTTAACAGAATCAAACTTCGGTTCCAGGATGATGTCCTGCTGTTTGGCGGGAAAGCTACGACCCGCATCGACGGCGTGTATTATTATTAA
- a CDS encoding 50S ribosomal protein L16: MVRKPARMYRNLAKKAYCRREYMGGVPGLKVVQFDMGNLSEDFPVAIHLEALEACQIRHTAMEAARINMNRRLMKTVGRNNFHLKIRAYPHHVLREHKQATGAGADRVSEGMRLAFGKAVGTAARVAPRQRVFTVWTTPQYVDQAKDALLHSGYKLPTPVRVIVEN, from the coding sequence ATGGTAAGAAAGCCAGCACGAATGTATCGCAACCTTGCCAAAAAGGCCTACTGCCGCCGTGAATACATGGGTGGTGTACCGGGTCTTAAGGTTGTACAGTTTGATATGGGTAACCTCTCCGAGGATTTCCCGGTCGCCATCCATCTTGAAGCACTTGAAGCATGCCAGATCCGTCACACGGCAATGGAAGCTGCACGTATCAATATGAACAGACGTCTTATGAAGACCGTCGGAAGAAACAACTTCCACTTAAAAATCAGAGCATACCCGCACCACGTTCTTCGTGAACACAAGCAGGCAACCGGAGCTGGTGCAGACCGTGTTTCCGAGGGTATGAGACTTGCATTCGGTAAAGCAGTCGGAACTGCAGCCCGTGTTGCACCAAGACAGCGTGTTTTTACCGTCTGGACAACCCCGCAGTATGTCGATCAGGCAAAGGATGCACTCCTCCACAGCGGATACAAACTCCCGACTCCGGTCCGGGTAATTGTTGAGAACTAA
- a CDS encoding ABC transporter ATP-binding protein, whose translation MTDWDKVWVKVEDATKTFSSRKGDVTALEHVNLEVHDGQFVCLLGPSGCGKTTLLRMIGGLDVPTSGTVSIDGKIVDGPSPKMTMVFQEYSLYPWRTVAENVGFGLEMIGVPKEERIAEVNKRLALVGLTGFGDNYPYELSGGMRQRAAVARALATDPAVMLMDEPFGALDAQTRNKMQRELLQIWEETKKTILFVTHSVDEAVYLSDKIVILTPRPGRIYEIYPNPLPRPRDRTSIEFAKLRKDVLAEIEKLEGENKNL comes from the coding sequence ATGACAGACTGGGATAAAGTATGGGTGAAAGTGGAAGACGCTACGAAAACGTTCTCTTCCCGAAAAGGCGATGTTACTGCCTTGGAGCATGTTAATCTTGAGGTTCATGACGGGCAGTTCGTCTGCCTGCTCGGCCCCTCGGGATGCGGGAAGACCACCCTCCTTCGTATGATCGGCGGTCTTGATGTTCCAACAAGCGGAACCGTCTCCATAGATGGAAAAATCGTGGACGGCCCGTCACCGAAGATGACGATGGTGTTCCAGGAATACTCGCTCTATCCGTGGCGCACCGTCGCGGAAAATGTGGGTTTTGGTTTGGAGATGATCGGCGTTCCAAAGGAGGAGAGGATCGCCGAAGTCAACAAGCGTCTTGCTCTGGTTGGGCTGACCGGATTTGGCGATAATTATCCTTACGAGCTGTCGGGGGGTATGCGTCAGCGGGCTGCCGTTGCCCGGGCACTTGCTACTGATCCGGCGGTTATGCTGATGGATGAACCCTTTGGCGCGCTCGATGCGCAGACCCGGAATAAAATGCAGCGTGAGCTTCTCCAGATCTGGGAAGAAACGAAAAAGACTATTCTTTTCGTTACGCATAGCGTTGATGAGGCAGTTTATCTTTCAGATAAAATTGTCATTCTCACACCTCGTCCTGGAAGAATTTACGAAATATATCCAAATCCACTGCCAAGACCGCGTGATAGAACCAGTATTGAGTTTGCTAAACTCAGAAAAGATGTTCTCGCAGAAATCGAGAAACTAGAGGGGGAGAATAAGAACCTTTAA
- a CDS encoding energy-coupling factor ABC transporter permease yields the protein MHFMDGFLPIGWCVFWAVLAAPFLIYGMWKITKMINNDRHVLPLMAVCGAFIFVVSLVDIPSPTGSCSHPTGTGLSASFFGPAVTSVLGLIILVFQALLLGHGGFTTLGATAFSMAVMGPLAAWLVFKGLRKTGRVPLGPAVFCAAVVANCVTYLITSLQIALAYPVEGSVLTAFLAAAAVFAVVQIPISIIEGIISGLVATYIARIKPEILQKLGVISGEEVKKVLSEQA from the coding sequence ATGCACTTTATGGATGGGTTCCTGCCCATTGGCTGGTGTGTTTTCTGGGCCGTTCTGGCAGCTCCGTTTCTCATCTACGGTATGTGGAAAATAACGAAAATGATCAATAATGACAGGCATGTCCTTCCTTTGATGGCAGTATGCGGAGCGTTTATATTCGTGGTTTCTTTAGTGGATATCCCGTCGCCGACCGGGAGCTGCTCCCACCCGACGGGGACCGGTCTCTCGGCTTCGTTCTTTGGACCGGCCGTCACGTCGGTTCTCGGTCTGATCATTCTCGTGTTCCAGGCGCTTTTGCTTGGACACGGAGGATTCACCACACTTGGGGCCACCGCCTTTTCGATGGCGGTTATGGGGCCTTTAGCCGCATGGCTGGTTTTTAAGGGCCTTCGAAAAACCGGCCGGGTCCCTCTTGGACCGGCGGTTTTCTGTGCGGCGGTTGTTGCCAACTGTGTGACCTATCTCATAACCTCTCTCCAGATAGCCCTGGCATATCCGGTCGAAGGCAGTGTTCTGACCGCTTTTCTTGCGGCAGCGGCCGTTTTTGCCGTAGTTCAGATCCCGATCTCGATCATCGAAGGGATCATCAGCGGACTTGTTGCGACCTATATCGCCCGCATAAAACCGGAAATTTTGCAGAAACTCGGCGTCATCTCAGGCGAAGAGGTCAAAAAAGTTCTCAGTGAACAGGCATGA